One window of Microbacterium sediminis genomic DNA carries:
- the recR gene encoding recombination mediator RecR, with amino-acid sequence MYDGIVQELIDELGRLPGIGPKSAQRIAFHILQTPTFDVSRLSQLLGEVRERVKFCEICGNVSEQERCAICRDPRRNPEIICVVEDAKDVSAIERTREFRGLYHVLGGAISPIGGVGPDDLRIAQLMQRLADGTVQEVILATNPNLEGEATAAYLSRLLTTMQITVSRLASGLPVGGDLEYADEVTLGRAFEGRRRL; translated from the coding sequence ATGTATGACGGCATCGTCCAGGAGCTGATCGACGAGCTCGGCCGCCTTCCGGGCATCGGCCCCAAGTCGGCCCAGCGCATCGCGTTCCACATCCTGCAGACGCCCACGTTCGACGTCTCTCGCCTGTCGCAGCTGCTGGGCGAGGTGCGCGAGCGGGTGAAGTTCTGCGAGATCTGCGGCAACGTCTCGGAGCAGGAGCGGTGCGCGATCTGCCGCGACCCGCGGCGCAACCCCGAGATCATCTGCGTGGTCGAGGATGCCAAGGACGTCTCGGCGATCGAGCGGACCCGCGAGTTCCGCGGCCTGTATCACGTGCTCGGCGGCGCGATCAGCCCGATCGGCGGCGTCGGCCCCGACGACCTGCGCATCGCCCAGCTGATGCAGCGCCTCGCCGACGGCACGGTGCAGGAGGTCATCCTCGCCACCAACCCGAACCTCGAGGGAGAGGCCACCGCCGCGTACCTCAGCCGGCTGCTCACGACGATGCAGATCACCGTCTCGCGCCTCGCGTCGGGTCTGCCCGTCGGCGGCGATCTCGAGTACGCTGACGAGGTCACCCTCGGCCGCGCGTTCGAGGGTCGCCGCCGCCTCTAG